The proteins below are encoded in one region of Lactuca sativa cultivar Salinas chromosome 3, Lsat_Salinas_v11, whole genome shotgun sequence:
- the LOC111907375 gene encoding phosphatidylinositol 4-phosphate 5-kinase 5 encodes MRQKKTGLQIGEERSSSDSKTPQFQFQENTNFKANYVSRIPHLQIQIPRKDYNEHRPTFKQNATTTATTTNTQKTLISNPQKRPVVMSPQQKTSSHHHHHHHPYSHPRRASHQKSLICCSSSEALLATKTVALKLLKFTHVKLFWVKVPFRVLILLFLPSIYYFSLSYRSFYLYILFLIAFCSVLLSSFNINSFHATNLPSIRLFVARNFPNLKLYKSDNASTTHPPVVWSIGSKTQLEENTNSGFLVKVYSNGDVYEGEFYKGKCSGSGVYYYNLNGRYEGDWVDQKYDGYGVETWAKGSRYRGQYRQGLRHGYGVYRFYTGDMYAGEWLKGQCHGCGVHTCEDGSKYAGEFKGGIKHGLGHYHFRNGDTYAGEYFADKMHGFGVYRFANGHRYEGAWHEGRRQGCGMYTFRNGETQSGQWDNGVISVSTSQNPFLSSVSHAKVLKAVQEARRIAEKALAVADVDERVNRAVTAANRAANAARVAAVKAVQNRMHQHDDGDDVPLDIV; translated from the exons ATGCGTCAGAAGAAAACCGGCCTTCAGATCGGAGAAGAACGAAGCTCTTCCGATTCAAAAACTCCACAATTTCAATTCCAAGAAAACACGAATTTCAAAGCCAACTACGTATCAAGGATCCCCCATCTTCAAATCCAAATACCAAGAAAAGATTATAATGAACATCGACCTACCTTCAAGCAAAacgcaacaacaacagcaacaaccacCAACACCCAGAAAACTCTTATTTCAAATCCTCAGAAAAGACCTGTAGTTATGAGTCCCCAACAGAAAACTTCAtcccatcatcaccaccaccatcacccgtACAGCCACCCACGAAGAGCTTCTCATCAGAAGTCTTTAATTTGTTGTTCATCTTCTGAAGCCCTTTTAGCCACCAAGACAGTTGCTCTAAAACTGTTGAAGTTTACTCACGTTAAGCTTTTCTGGGTTAAAGTCCCTTTCAGGGTTTTAATCCTTCTCTTTTTGCCTTCAATTTATTACTTCTCTTTGAGCTATCGCTCCTTTTATCTCTACATACTCTTTCTTATTGCCTTCTGTAGCGTTCTTTTATCTTCATTTAATATTAACAGTTTTCATGCCACTAACCTCCCGTCAATCCGATTATTCGTCGCCCGAAATTTCCCAAATCTGAAGCTTTACAAATCAGATAACGCATCAACAACACACCCACCAGTTGTTTGGTCAATTGGGTCAAAGACCCAGTTAGAGGAAAACACAAATTCAGGGTTCTTGGTGAAGGTATACAGCAATGGCGATGTTTATGAGGGTGAATTTTATAAAGGGAAGTGTTCTGGAAGTGGGGTTTATTACTACAACTTAAATGGGAGATACGAAGGCGATTGGGTTGACCAAAAGTACGATGGATATGGTGTTGAAACATGGGCAAAAGGAAGCCGATATAGAGGACAGTATAGGCAAGGATTGAGACATGGTTATGGAGTTTACAGATTTTACACTGGAGATATGTACGCCGGAGAGTGGTTGAAGGGACAGTGTCATGGATGTGGAGTTCATACTTGTGAAGATGGAAGCAAATATGCTGGCGAATTCAAAGGAGGTATCAAACATGGGCTTGGCCACTACCATTTCAG AAACGGGGACACATATGCTGGAGAATATTTTGCAGACAAGATGCATGGTTTTGGTGTGTATCGATTTGCAAATGGACATAGATATGAAGGGGCTTGGCATGAAGGAAGAAGACAAGGTTGTGGTATGTATACTTTCAGAAATGGTGAGACTCAATCAGGTCAATGGGATAATGGAGTTATCAGTGTTTCGACTTCTCAAAATCCATTTCTTTCATCTGTTTCTCATGCCAAAGTCCTTAAAGCAGTCCAG gaAGCAAGACGTATAGCTGAGAAAGCGTTAGCTGTTGCTGACGTGGACGAGAGGGTGAACAGGGCGGTGACTGCGGCTAACCGGGCGGCCAACGCAGCCAGAGTGGCGGCAGTTAAGGCGGTTCAAAACCGAATGCATCAgcatgatgatggtgatgatgtgcCACTAGACATTGTCTGA
- the LOC111907376 gene encoding 60S ribosomal protein L37a — protein sequence MTKRTKKAGIVGKYGTRYGASLRKQIKKMEVSQHSKYFCEFCGKYAVKRKAVGIWGCKDCGKVKAGGAYTLNTASAVTVRSTIRRLREQTES from the exons ATG ACAAAGAGGACGAAGAAGGCTGGAATCGTAGGAAAGTATG GTACCCGTTATGGTGCTAGTTTGAGAAAGCAAATCAAGAAAATGGAAGTCAGCCAACACAGCAAATATTTCTGTGAATTCTGTGGCAAG TATGCAGTGAAGAGAAAGGCTGTTGGTATTTGGGGTTGCAAGGACTGCGGAAAAGTCAAAGCAGGGGGTGCATACACCTTGAA TACTGCAAGTGCTGTAACAGTGAGGAGCACAATCCGAAGGCTGAGGGAGCAGACTGAGAGTTAA